From a region of the Paenarthrobacter aurescens TC1 genome:
- a CDS encoding putative transcriptional regulator, lacI family (identified by match to protein family HMM PF00356; match to protein family HMM PF00532), with protein sequence MSERAIGDVNLQEVARVAGVSASTASRVLNGGSKRVSSDLDQRVKAVADSLGYVPSLSARALRGRRTAIILLVNDPRTASIAAIAAGMEEAGRAADVVVTVSATGPDPQARLAAIRTLRALNPKAFVVAASSLTGPGVSQEIHDELADFQRAGGGLVLVGDSDLPAPAIRFNDYESARVMGAYMGGLGRRRAAILTADHPALQYRTEGFLHGLASHSFRPQDVQVVECELSRQGGKAAALELAGLQTIPDLVLAGNDVLAIGALGGFRSAGLEVPADLALSGVDDIPLAQDVLPGLTTMAFPFMEAGRRALRLALAPSSPSEPEVHLRGALVVRGSTLPAIS encoded by the coding sequence ATGAGCGAACGGGCTATTGGCGACGTCAACTTGCAGGAGGTTGCACGGGTGGCCGGCGTCTCCGCATCAACCGCCTCAAGGGTCCTGAATGGCGGGAGCAAGAGAGTGAGCTCCGACCTGGACCAGAGAGTCAAGGCAGTTGCCGACTCCTTGGGGTACGTGCCAAGCCTCTCCGCACGAGCGCTGCGCGGGCGCCGTACCGCGATCATACTTTTGGTGAACGACCCGCGTACGGCATCCATCGCGGCGATCGCAGCCGGAATGGAGGAAGCCGGCCGAGCTGCCGACGTCGTAGTGACCGTATCGGCGACAGGACCGGACCCGCAGGCCCGGCTGGCAGCAATCAGGACGCTCCGGGCGCTCAATCCAAAGGCATTCGTTGTAGCAGCCAGCAGTCTCACCGGCCCAGGCGTAAGCCAGGAAATTCATGACGAACTTGCTGACTTCCAGCGTGCAGGCGGCGGCTTGGTGCTCGTCGGGGATAGCGATCTCCCCGCTCCGGCCATCCGCTTCAACGACTACGAAAGCGCCCGCGTGATGGGCGCCTACATGGGAGGGCTGGGACGGCGACGGGCTGCAATCCTCACCGCCGATCATCCCGCCCTCCAATATCGAACGGAAGGGTTCCTGCACGGGCTCGCATCCCACAGCTTCCGCCCCCAGGATGTTCAGGTCGTGGAATGTGAACTCAGCCGCCAGGGAGGGAAGGCGGCCGCCCTTGAGCTTGCCGGATTGCAAACAATCCCTGACCTTGTCCTTGCGGGCAATGATGTCCTCGCAATCGGAGCATTGGGGGGATTTCGTTCTGCGGGGCTTGAGGTGCCGGCCGATCTAGCCCTCTCCGGCGTCGATGACATTCCCCTTGCCCAGGACGTCCTCCCGGGACTAACCACAATGGCTTTCCCGTTCATGGAAGCGGGCCGCCGGGCCCTGCGACTTGCCCTCGCGCCCTCGTCACCGTCAGAGCCAGAAGTGCACCTCCGTGGGGCTTTGGTCGTTCGAGGCAGCACACTGCCGGCCATCTCCTAA
- a CDS encoding putative transcriptional regulator, lacI family (identified by match to protein family HMM PF00356; match to protein family HMM PF00532): MTLRDVAREAGVSLATASRVLSPGTRNVRASARERIMEAVDRLGYRPNLTAQATSKGTTRTVAVVVSDMQDPYYSTIAQGVIEGASPAGLIVTIAGSGHQADDDLGVVRALRGLSPQMIILAGSRRGDPRSREALVEELRAYETRGGRVIVVGQDELPFDTVILGHRPGGGQLATFLADRGYVRPVLLGPPPGSSNAAAWEDGFLEAAKLHSVDVSESDIHRAAPTRDGAYTLVRRLARHGLGDTDVLVAASDLMAIGAMSALRECGIEPGKQIAVAGFDNVVGAEDVTPQLTTVDLDLTAAGAAAVQLGLEETASRTVRRVEPTLVPRASTRQAGGRP; the protein is encoded by the coding sequence GTGACTCTCCGCGACGTGGCACGAGAGGCGGGTGTCTCACTGGCGACCGCCTCACGCGTGTTGAGCCCCGGAACGCGCAATGTCCGGGCTTCAGCCAGGGAACGCATCATGGAGGCCGTTGACAGGCTGGGGTACCGGCCCAACCTGACCGCTCAAGCGACGTCAAAGGGGACGACACGGACGGTTGCTGTGGTGGTTTCAGACATGCAGGACCCTTATTACTCAACAATTGCCCAAGGTGTCATCGAAGGCGCGTCCCCAGCTGGGCTGATAGTCACCATTGCCGGCAGTGGTCATCAAGCAGACGATGACCTCGGGGTTGTCCGAGCCCTGCGGGGACTCAGTCCGCAAATGATCATCCTCGCGGGAAGCCGCAGAGGTGATCCCCGTTCCCGGGAGGCATTGGTGGAAGAGCTTCGCGCCTACGAAACAAGGGGTGGACGCGTCATCGTCGTCGGACAGGACGAACTGCCGTTCGACACCGTGATCCTCGGCCACCGCCCAGGCGGCGGGCAGTTGGCCACCTTCCTTGCCGACCGCGGATACGTTCGGCCTGTCCTGCTGGGACCTCCCCCCGGATCATCCAACGCTGCGGCCTGGGAAGACGGTTTTCTGGAAGCGGCAAAGCTTCATAGTGTTGATGTCAGCGAAAGCGACATCCACCGGGCAGCTCCTACACGAGACGGTGCCTATACGCTGGTGCGGCGCCTGGCCCGTCACGGCCTGGGCGACACCGACGTCTTGGTAGCAGCTTCTGACCTGATGGCAATCGGTGCTATGAGTGCGTTGAGAGAATGCGGCATAGAACCTGGCAAACAGATAGCCGTGGCAGGCTTTGACAATGTTGTAGGTGCTGAAGACGTCACGCCCCAGCTGACTACGGTCGACCTCGACCTCACGGCCGCGGGGGCTGCAGCCGTGCAGCTTGGTCTGGAGGAAACAGCATCACGAACAGTCCGGCGTGTGGAGCCCACACTCGTTCCTAGGGCAAGTACACGGCAAGCGGGGGGTCGCCCTTAG
- a CDS encoding putative branched-chain amino acid ABC transporter, protein MFGSHRGGGWLLEAECDSVRPGSPVTLVLPDGLLGPEPTCVLGRIVRVVQGRTIEIMHDQPWQGMLRLLIRPDAAGGSSMTLTARVDQRALEWLSQRRGWPSTQSSGESVFRIGLLTSKTGPAAVFAVASEYMAELAIEEINADGGLHRQSVELVVADDATNPVHAALEAHRLIAAGCRAVIAGVTSASFAAVEDVLAASGLPVIHTVVNEGGGGSDYVLRWGERPLSQVRAASDRVMKSSGGKRWYMIGNDYRWPRGAHRAGRRALTEAGGHVAGNQFVPLGTQDFDSVIENIERSGADCVLSTLIGSDEVAFERQVFTSGMRSKWETLSLVLEESARERIGDEAARGIWTSLGYFEGLDTPENRVLVRRYRERYGRWAPPLSSLSESVYEAFMIYATAVRSSSPDTPSVIRALGQVSARMPRGLVASAGPHALRQELYVARAVSDGFKIINN, encoded by the coding sequence TTGTTTGGCAGCCATCGAGGAGGTGGCTGGCTGCTTGAGGCTGAGTGCGATTCCGTTCGCCCCGGCTCTCCTGTCACGCTGGTCCTTCCGGACGGTCTGCTAGGGCCGGAGCCCACTTGCGTGCTCGGAAGAATCGTCCGCGTGGTGCAGGGACGCACCATCGAGATCATGCACGATCAGCCCTGGCAGGGCATGCTGAGGTTGCTGATCCGGCCAGACGCTGCCGGTGGCTCGTCGATGACCCTCACCGCCCGAGTGGATCAGCGCGCACTGGAATGGCTCAGCCAGCGGCGCGGATGGCCTTCGACGCAGTCAAGCGGCGAATCGGTATTCAGAATTGGCCTCCTCACCAGCAAGACCGGTCCTGCCGCGGTGTTTGCAGTTGCCTCTGAATATATGGCCGAGCTGGCGATCGAGGAGATCAACGCGGATGGCGGCCTGCATCGACAATCGGTCGAACTCGTTGTAGCTGATGACGCCACCAACCCAGTCCACGCGGCTTTGGAGGCACATCGGCTGATCGCAGCCGGATGCCGCGCAGTCATTGCGGGTGTAACGAGCGCGAGTTTCGCCGCTGTCGAAGATGTCCTGGCCGCTTCGGGTCTCCCCGTCATCCACACGGTCGTCAATGAGGGCGGGGGAGGCTCAGACTATGTCCTGCGGTGGGGCGAACGGCCCCTTAGTCAAGTTCGCGCGGCATCCGACAGGGTAATGAAAAGTTCTGGCGGTAAGCGGTGGTACATGATCGGCAACGACTACCGATGGCCAAGGGGAGCGCACCGCGCGGGCAGACGAGCCCTCACCGAAGCTGGAGGGCATGTCGCCGGAAACCAATTCGTTCCGTTGGGCACCCAAGACTTCGACTCCGTCATCGAAAACATTGAGCGCAGCGGCGCCGACTGCGTCCTTTCGACACTGATTGGTTCTGACGAAGTTGCGTTTGAGCGACAGGTGTTCACTTCGGGCATGCGGTCCAAATGGGAGACCCTGTCCCTGGTTCTTGAGGAGTCTGCGCGGGAAAGAATCGGTGACGAGGCAGCCCGCGGCATTTGGACGTCGCTGGGGTACTTCGAAGGCCTCGACACACCCGAGAACAGGGTCCTCGTCCGCAGGTATCGCGAGCGATACGGCCGATGGGCGCCACCGCTTTCATCGCTTTCCGAGTCTGTGTACGAAGCATTCATGATCTATGCCACCGCGGTCCGCAGCAGTTCCCCCGATACGCCCTCGGTGATACGAGCGCTGGGGCAGGTATCGGCGCGGATGCCGCGAGGCCTGGTGGCGTCCGCCGGACCGCATGCGCTTAGGCAGGAGCTCTACGTTGCTCGGGCAGTTAGTGACGGCTTCAAGATAATCAATAACTGA
- a CDS encoding putative transcriptional regulator, ArsR-family (identified by match to protein family HMM PF01022), with protein sequence MQISTQEAFDALADPTRRAILELLAERDELPVGEIATNLGHVGRTAISSHLRILRMSGLVAERRDGRYRYVSLEPDGPVRDAVTFLQALLRSALPADIESVVSLGESESMISDEDARSA encoded by the coding sequence ATGCAGATCTCGACCCAGGAGGCTTTCGACGCCCTCGCCGACCCCACGCGTCGCGCAATCTTGGAACTGCTGGCCGAGCGTGATGAACTACCCGTAGGTGAAATTGCAACAAACCTCGGCCATGTCGGACGAACTGCCATCTCTAGCCATCTTCGGATCCTGCGAATGTCAGGATTGGTGGCTGAGCGACGTGACGGACGCTACCGGTATGTGTCCCTAGAGCCCGACGGTCCGGTTCGGGACGCGGTGACCTTCTTGCAGGCACTTTTGCGCAGCGCTCTTCCCGCCGATATTGAATCGGTGGTGTCATTGGGCGAGTCCGAGTCGATGATATCTGATGAGGATGCCCGGTCCGCTTGA
- a CDS encoding hypothetical protein (identified by Glimmer2; putative), translated as MVSHSDEAAAGQGEEDIDFAFCQRLLHPVSAPRCVGSRRTQQAADLAGGWAAHIEDTAGRRSGDTWPPLAHRGSLRQLSMVVPGGTSLFRRTS; from the coding sequence GTGGTCTCTCACAGCGATGAGGCGGCCGCGGGCCAGGGAGAGGAAGACATCGATTTCGCATTCTGTCAACGACTCCTTCATCCCGTTTCTGCCCCGCGCTGCGTCGGTAGCCGCCGCACGCAGCAGGCAGCCGACCTCGCGGGCGGCTGGGCAGCGCATATCGAAGACACTGCCGGCCGGCGCAGCGGAGACACCTGGCCGCCTTTGGCTCACCGGGGCTCACTCCGCCAGCTTTCGATGGTCGTGCCCGGGGGAACGTCGCTGTTCAGACGCACTTCATAG
- a CDS encoding hypothetical protein (identified by Glimmer2; putative), translating into MATSWWRTAPPAAHTLPEGGIHQDCPLRTRTLNNQKDRSMTTSSSDLALTVPATDRDAEKEAFVHGWLGGVQALVRPLILELSVRISRGAALLEASSNDPAHCSEDVAALAWIQQSLEDIEATLTGLFAIQHGPRAGFQGREPFSAGNPES; encoded by the coding sequence GTGGCCACATCCTGGTGGCGGACAGCACCGCCTGCGGCCCACACGCTTCCTGAGGGAGGAATCCACCAGGACTGCCCTTTGAGAACCAGGACCCTCAATAACCAGAAAGACAGATCGATGACCACCAGCTCTTCCGACCTGGCCCTCACGGTCCCCGCCACGGACCGTGACGCTGAAAAAGAGGCTTTCGTGCACGGCTGGCTGGGTGGAGTCCAAGCCCTGGTCCGGCCGTTGATCCTGGAACTTTCCGTCAGGATCAGCCGCGGGGCCGCGCTCCTAGAGGCGTCATCCAATGACCCGGCTCACTGCTCCGAGGACGTGGCCGCCCTCGCATGGATTCAGCAATCCCTGGAAGACATTGAAGCCACCCTCACTGGACTCTTCGCAATACAGCACGGCCCTAGGGCGGGGTTCCAAGGCCGGGAACCTTTTTCTGCTGGAAACCCCGAGTCTTAG
- a CDS encoding conserved hypothetical protein (identified by match to protein family HMM PF00300), whose product MTLTFVRHGLCKETREARFGADGPLDRSSAPRAPLSGARQALISPTMICRDSAAALGLGPHVVAGPSPADYGTWRGLTLSEVPPSELDQWRRDPGFVGHGGESIFALIDRTVEWLRSLPADEDLVVVTHSENIRASVAAATGGVEQYWTGGPRQLRPFEAYAIDLPLTLRT is encoded by the coding sequence GTGACCTTGACCTTTGTCCGACACGGACTCTGCAAGGAAACCCGTGAGGCCAGATTCGGAGCGGACGGGCCTCTGGATAGGTCCTCAGCCCCACGGGCTCCACTGAGTGGAGCCCGACAGGCCCTGATTTCACCAACCATGATCTGCAGGGATTCTGCAGCAGCTCTGGGACTCGGCCCGCACGTCGTTGCCGGGCCAAGTCCTGCCGACTATGGAACGTGGAGGGGCCTCACTCTGAGTGAGGTCCCTCCCTCCGAGCTTGACCAGTGGCGGCGGGACCCCGGGTTTGTGGGCCACGGGGGAGAGAGTATTTTCGCGCTCATCGACCGCACCGTGGAGTGGCTGAGGTCGCTGCCAGCCGACGAGGACTTGGTGGTGGTAACCCATTCTGAGAACATCCGGGCATCCGTGGCAGCGGCGACCGGGGGTGTCGAGCAGTACTGGACGGGTGGACCCCGCCAATTAAGGCCCTTTGAGGCCTACGCAATCGATCTACCGTTAACTTTGAGGACGTGA
- a CDS encoding putative integral membrane protein produces MTGEALIEQAISLETAASTSETHTHQAAVASDGAKAEHSHDAGDDALVSRDVQRAGLPLATTLTGGALGVIFAVVWNVCTRRVNGRATPNAVALALAGWLAVAAVPFLIIPPNPPAVGSSESIDHRTAIWFVAVLLGLGAVIVWYVLRRWIQTQNPTSPLASIYPVAASIILIATGWMLMPATGTDYSGFPADLLWNFRMSAAATQLTLWVCLGLSFQFLIKRYSQRDRRP; encoded by the coding sequence ATGACCGGTGAAGCCCTGATCGAGCAGGCAATCAGCCTTGAGACCGCAGCCTCCACCTCAGAGACCCACACACATCAAGCGGCAGTTGCCTCCGACGGCGCTAAAGCGGAGCATTCCCACGATGCGGGTGATGATGCTCTTGTTTCACGCGATGTTCAGCGTGCCGGTTTGCCATTGGCAACGACTTTGACAGGCGGTGCCCTGGGGGTGATCTTCGCCGTGGTCTGGAACGTCTGCACCAGACGGGTGAACGGTAGGGCTACCCCCAATGCCGTGGCGCTGGCCCTGGCCGGATGGCTCGCTGTGGCCGCGGTACCCTTCCTTATCATCCCTCCAAATCCACCGGCCGTAGGGTCATCGGAGTCCATAGATCACCGCACGGCGATCTGGTTTGTGGCTGTCCTGCTTGGACTGGGCGCAGTCATCGTTTGGTACGTTCTCCGACGCTGGATCCAAACGCAGAACCCAACGTCTCCATTAGCATCCATCTATCCGGTTGCGGCCTCGATTATCCTTATTGCCACAGGGTGGATGCTGATGCCAGCTACAGGCACTGATTACTCCGGTTTTCCCGCGGACCTTCTGTGGAACTTCCGAATGTCTGCTGCTGCCACGCAGCTTACGTTATGGGTGTGCTTGGGACTTTCTTTCCAGTTCCTCATCAAACGCTACTCCCAGCGGGATCGCCGTCCGTGA
- a CDS encoding hypothetical protein (identified by Glimmer2; putative) produces MRILKALFCDRSNAASNFTPVGPGNYKGEKSMTTIVPIQARGLGAVAIIGALLAVAASLTVLYLVQFDAGQLSQTGMLLHEIMHDGRHLLGVPCH; encoded by the coding sequence ATGCGGATACTCAAGGCGCTTTTTTGCGACCGGTCCAATGCGGCATCGAACTTCACGCCAGTTGGCCCCGGAAATTATAAAGGAGAGAAAAGCATGACAACTATCGTACCTATCCAAGCACGCGGCCTCGGTGCCGTGGCCATTATCGGCGCACTTCTGGCCGTCGCTGCTTCCCTGACGGTTCTGTACCTCGTTCAGTTTGACGCCGGTCAGCTGTCACAGACCGGCATGCTTCTTCACGAAATCATGCATGATGGCCGGCATCTTCTGGGCGTTCCATGTCACTGA
- the nthB gene encoding nitrile hydratase b-subunit (identified by similarity to GB:BAA12062.1) produces the protein MTSPSVDRLVHCPTPADRAAVEALISDLPGRARPDDKGFDKPWELRAFALAVTAHKAGQFEWSQFQTALVESIKRWEGTHELDDASWSYYEHWVNAFEDVLNQIGVLEPTALNDRTDEVLATPANKNHHQPHPDPVAVHPAVRS, from the coding sequence ATGACCTCGCCATCGGTGGACCGACTGGTGCACTGCCCGACCCCGGCTGATCGAGCCGCAGTTGAGGCATTGATCTCCGACCTGCCTGGCCGCGCGCGACCGGACGACAAGGGATTCGACAAACCGTGGGAGCTGCGGGCGTTCGCCTTGGCGGTGACCGCACACAAAGCGGGCCAGTTCGAGTGGTCGCAGTTCCAGACCGCGCTCGTTGAGTCGATCAAGCGCTGGGAAGGCACTCACGAGCTCGACGACGCGTCGTGGTCGTACTACGAGCACTGGGTGAACGCGTTTGAGGACGTGCTCAACCAGATCGGTGTACTCGAGCCCACGGCCTTGAATGACCGCACCGATGAGGTCCTCGCCACTCCGGCGAACAAGAACCATCATCAACCTCACCCCGATCCCGTGGCAGTTCATCCTGCCGTCCGATCGTGA
- the nthA gene encoding Nitrile hydratase, alpha subunit (identified by match to protein family HMM PF02979; match to protein family HMM TIGR01323), translating to MSGVIKSQEEIAARVKALESMLIDQGVMTTSMVDRMAEIFENEVGPQLGAKVVAKAWTDPDYKAKLLKDGTAACKDLGYTGLQGEDMKFVENTDDVHNTIVCTLCSCYPWPVLGLPPNWYKEPQYRSRVVRDPRGLLKDEFDFEVSPEKEIRVWDSSSEMRFIVIPQRPAGTDGWNEEQLADLVTRNSMVGVGPAKAAQ from the coding sequence ATGAGCGGCGTCATCAAGTCACAGGAAGAAATCGCTGCCCGGGTCAAGGCCCTGGAGTCAATGCTCATCGATCAGGGCGTCATGACGACGTCCATGGTCGACCGGATGGCTGAGATCTTCGAGAACGAGGTCGGCCCGCAGTTGGGCGCAAAGGTGGTCGCGAAAGCGTGGACGGACCCTGACTACAAGGCCAAGCTTCTCAAGGACGGCACGGCGGCATGCAAGGACCTCGGCTACACGGGGCTCCAGGGCGAGGACATGAAGTTCGTGGAGAACACCGACGACGTGCACAACACGATCGTGTGCACTCTCTGCTCGTGCTACCCCTGGCCCGTTCTGGGACTGCCGCCGAACTGGTATAAGGAGCCGCAATACCGCTCCCGCGTGGTTCGTGACCCGCGCGGGCTTCTCAAGGACGAGTTCGACTTCGAGGTAAGTCCCGAGAAGGAGATCAGGGTCTGGGACTCCAGTTCTGAAATGCGGTTCATCGTCATTCCGCAGCGACCGGCTGGCACAGATGGATGGAACGAGGAGCAGTTGGCCGACCTCGTCACCCGCAACTCGATGGTCGGGGTCGGTCCGGCCAAGGCAGCACAATGA
- the nthB gene encoding cobalt-containing nitrile hydratase beta subunit (identified by match to protein family HMM PF02211) — MNGLYDLGGADGLGPVNPPADEPVFRAEWEKSAFTMFAALFRAGYMGLDEFRLGIEKMNPAEYLESPYYWHWVQTFVYHGKRTGRIDMDELDRRTQLYLDNPEAPLPEHEVSQELLEFVDAAVWGGIPAQRQVDARPMFKPGDIVRFSNDSPTGHARRARYVRGKVGEVVQHYGAYVYPDTAGIGEGECPEHLYLVRFTAEELWGKQADPNSSVYYDCWEPYIKQVKQEGALA; from the coding sequence ATGAATGGGTTGTATGACCTTGGTGGTGCTGACGGGTTAGGCCCCGTGAATCCGCCCGCAGATGAGCCGGTCTTTCGGGCGGAGTGGGAGAAATCGGCGTTCACCATGTTCGCTGCGCTTTTCCGGGCCGGGTACATGGGACTGGACGAGTTCCGACTGGGCATCGAGAAAATGAACCCGGCGGAGTACTTAGAGTCTCCGTACTACTGGCACTGGGTGCAGACCTTCGTCTATCACGGCAAGCGGACTGGTCGCATCGACATGGACGAGCTTGACCGCCGTACCCAGTTGTACTTGGACAACCCCGAAGCGCCGCTTCCCGAGCACGAAGTGAGCCAGGAGCTTCTGGAGTTCGTGGACGCAGCAGTGTGGGGCGGGATCCCCGCTCAGCGTCAGGTCGACGCCCGGCCTATGTTCAAGCCAGGCGACATCGTTCGCTTCTCCAATGACAGCCCCACCGGTCACGCCCGTCGGGCACGCTACGTGCGCGGCAAGGTCGGCGAAGTCGTGCAGCACTACGGGGCCTACGTCTACCCCGACACAGCCGGGATCGGCGAGGGGGAGTGCCCAGAGCACCTCTATCTGGTCCGGTTCACCGCCGAGGAACTTTGGGGAAAACAGGCGGACCCGAACTCCAGCGTCTACTACGACTGCTGGGAGCCCTACATCAAGCAGGTCAAGCAGGAAGGAGCCCTCGCATGA